TCGTAGCGCGGAAACTGGCGGGCTCGGCTCAGGTCGAGCAGCACCCGGCGGGCGCCGGTGGCGGGGTCGAGGCGGCTGACACGGTAGCCGCGGGCTTCGGTCACCCACAGCATGTTGTCGGGGCCGTAGGTGACTTCCCACGGGTCGCTGAGCCCTTGGGCCACCACGCGTCGCGTAAATCGTTCTCCCAGCGGCCCGGTCACCGTTTGAGCCGCTCCGTTTTGCGCTACTGCCAAGCCCACGCTCCAGCACAGCACGAGCCTCCACCACCTTGTCATCATTGCATTGTCGTTAAGCGGTTCCCCTTACTCTCCGACAAGGTTTTATGTTATAGCTGAGTCCGGTCATGGAACGCGAAGTTTTACTTCGCGACACTTCGCGACCTGTCAGGACTATGTTATCAGGAAAAGCACAACGGTGCGGACGGGTCGCGAAGTAAAACTTCGCGTTACAGTGCAGGCCAGCGTTCAACGGCTGGGCGCGTGCAACGCGCCCCTACAGTTCTTCCAGCCACTGCTTGAGGGCGGTGGCTTTTTCGCGGCTCACCAGCACCTCATCGGTGGGGGCGGGATGCAGGTCGAGCTTGAGCTTGCCGTTGAAGTGGGGGTGCAGGCGCTGCACGGCCGGCAGCTGGGCCAGAAACTGGCGGTTGAGGCGAAAGAACTGGCGCGGGTCCAGTAGCTGCTCCAGCTGCTCCAAGGTGTAGTCGATGACGAAGCGGCGGCCGTCCTGGGTGGCGAGAGTGGTGGTTTCGTGGCGGCTCTGAAACCAGGCCACTTGGGTAGCAGGCAGCGGCAGCAGCTGCTCACCCTGGCGCACCAGAAAGCGGGTTTTGTACTGGCGGGCCGGCCGGGGCAGGCTATCGAGCAGGCGCTCCAGCCGCTGGGCCGAATCGGGGGCTGCGGCAGGCGCGGCAGGGGTGAGTGTGCGCCACTCGCGCAGCTTGGTAAGGGCTGCCGTTAGCTCGGCCAGCTTCACGGGCTTGAGCAGGTAATCTACGCTGTTGGCCTTGAAGGCCCGGATGGCGTAGGCGTCGTAAGCAGTGGTGAAGATGACCGGGCTGCGCACTACCGTCTGCTCAAACACCTCCAGGCTGAGGCCATCGGCCAGCTGAATGTCACTCAGAATCAGGTCCGGGGCGGGGTTTTGCTCCAGCCACTGCAAGGCACCGGCCACGCTGTCCAGCACGGCGGCCACCTGGGCATCGGGGGCAGCCTGCCGCAGCACGCGCTGCAGCCGCTCCGCCGCCGGGTATTCGTCTTCAAGCAGCAGGACGAGCATGGTTGTTAGGGGCTTAGGGTCTTAGATGACGTTCAGGCAGAAAACGGCTGTCATCCTAAGCCGCAGCCGGAGGAACTTATGCACTTAGAACGACAAGCAGCAGAACGACTGGACGAAGAACGACTACGCGGCGCAAACATGCCATTCTACTGTAATCAAAGACCTGCATCTATTACTTGATGCGCCACAGGCTTGGCTCAGGATGACGACAAGATACACCAGAACGTCATCTAAGACCCTAAGTCCCCAAGTCCCTAAGCTCCTACATCAGCAACGGCAGCTGCACCCGGAAGCGGCCGTGGTCGGTGCAGACTGCCACGGGGCGGGGGGCGCGCAGCAGCTCGTAGCGGTGGCGCACGTTGGCTAGGCCGGTGCCAGTGCCGGGGGCCAGCCCGGCGGGGCGGGGACGCAGCGTGTTTTCGACGGTGAAGTAGCCGGCGGTGGGGTCGGCGGACAGGTGCAGCTCCAGCGGAAACTCGCGCGAGGCTACGTTGTGCTTGAGGGCATTTTCGACGAGCAACTGCACGCTCAAGGGGGCCACGCGGGCAGCCAGGGCGGCCGGCGGCACGGCCCGCGTCACGCGCAGCTTGTCGCCGAAGCGAGCCTGGTGCAAGGCCAGGTAGGTATCTACGAAGGCTAGCTCCTCGCGCAGGGGCACGGTGGGCGCGGTGCGGGCCAGCAGCACGTAGCGGTACACGTCGGAGAGCTGCTCCACAAACTGCTGAGCCGGCTCGTTGTCGGGTTCGATGAGGGCCGAGAGTGTATTGAGGGAGTTGAACAGAAAGTGCGGGTCGAGCTGGTTTTGCAGGGCTTCGAGCTGGCTCTGCACCCCGGCTCTTTGCAGCTGCTCGGTGCGGCGCACGTTGTCTTCCCACTGCCGAAAGAAATGCCAGCTTTCGTAGATGAGCTGAATAACCACCGTGGGCACCATGTTCAGGCCAAACTCCCCGAGCAGGGCCGCCGGAGTAAGCCAGGCTCCCGAGCCATGCAACAGGGCCAGGCCCGTGCACAGGCCCACCGTCACGAGGGCCGTAATGGCCGTGTTGATGATGGCCAGCAGCCACAGGCGGCGCCGGGTTTGCTCCACCAGCGGCAGGCGGCGGAACAGCGCAAACCACAGGGCGCGGCCAGTCAGCCAAAACACGGTGGTAAACACCAGCGACACGCCCC
This region of Hymenobacter sp. YIM 151500-1 genomic DNA includes:
- a CDS encoding LytR/AlgR family response regulator transcription factor — translated: MLVLLLEDEYPAAERLQRVLRQAAPDAQVAAVLDSVAGALQWLEQNPAPDLILSDIQLADGLSLEVFEQTVVRSPVIFTTAYDAYAIRAFKANSVDYLLKPVKLAELTAALTKLREWRTLTPAAPAAAPDSAQRLERLLDSLPRPARQYKTRFLVRQGEQLLPLPATQVAWFQSRHETTTLATQDGRRFVIDYTLEQLEQLLDPRQFFRLNRQFLAQLPAVQRLHPHFNGKLKLDLHPAPTDEVLVSREKATALKQWLEEL
- a CDS encoding sensor histidine kinase, coding for MPPPLPPPARALPVLNDRRFLLLGIPTLAVLVLLPRGLLRVTSVAEFLGTWGVSLVFTTVFWLTGRALWFALFRRLPLVEQTRRRLWLLAIINTAITALVTVGLCTGLALLHGSGAWLTPAALLGEFGLNMVPTVVIQLIYESWHFFRQWEDNVRRTEQLQRAGVQSQLEALQNQLDPHFLFNSLNTLSALIEPDNEPAQQFVEQLSDVYRYVLLARTAPTVPLREELAFVDTYLALHQARFGDKLRVTRAVPPAALAARVAPLSVQLLVENALKHNVASREFPLELHLSADPTAGYFTVENTLRPRPAGLAPGTGTGLANVRHRYELLRAPRPVAVCTDHGRFRVQLPLLM